From one Microlunatus sp. Gsoil 973 genomic stretch:
- a CDS encoding SGNH/GDSL hydrolase family protein: MTTSSTTLVFFGDSITDAGRRQDPDGLGNGYVRLLAGRLADTTVINAGIGGNRAVDLQARLDSDVLAYRPDLVSIMVGINDTWRRFDSDDPTSTEAYEATYRDLLKRITAAGARSILLEPFVVPVTEEQATLWRDDLQPRIDAVHQLGAEFDAPVIPLDVELNKIADEVGAAALAEDGVHPTERGHAEIARLWLEVQQAG; this comes from the coding sequence ATGACGACCTCGAGCACAACGCTGGTGTTCTTCGGCGACAGCATCACCGACGCCGGGCGACGACAGGATCCTGACGGACTGGGCAACGGCTATGTCCGGCTGTTGGCCGGACGGCTCGCCGACACCACAGTCATCAACGCCGGGATCGGTGGCAATCGCGCCGTGGACCTGCAGGCGCGGCTGGACAGCGACGTGCTGGCGTACCGACCGGACCTGGTGTCGATCATGGTCGGCATCAACGACACCTGGCGGCGTTTCGACTCCGACGATCCGACCAGCACCGAGGCGTACGAGGCGACCTATCGGGATCTGCTGAAGCGGATCACCGCAGCCGGCGCCCGGTCGATCCTGTTGGAGCCGTTCGTCGTCCCGGTCACCGAGGAGCAGGCAACGCTGTGGCGAGACGACCTGCAGCCCCGGATCGACGCCGTGCACCAGTTGGGCGCCGAGTTCGACGCGCCGGTGATCCCGCTGGACGTCGAGCTGAACAAGATCGCCGACGAGGTGGGCGCGGCCGCCCTGGCCGAAGACGGGGTCCACCCGACCGAGCGTGGGCACGCCGAGATCGCCCGACTCTGGCTGGAGGTCCAGCAGGCGGGGTGA
- a CDS encoding helix-turn-helix domain-containing protein yields the protein MAEQAGVSNPYLSQIERGLRKPSAEVLQQLATALRISAEQLYVRAGILDPQAHPSPSVEAAVLSDTSITERQKRVLLDVYASFARENAGDRAAEA from the coding sequence TTGGCGGAGCAGGCCGGGGTCTCCAATCCCTACCTGAGTCAGATCGAGCGGGGACTGCGCAAGCCGTCGGCGGAGGTGCTGCAGCAGTTGGCGACGGCGTTGCGGATCTCGGCCGAGCAGTTGTACGTCCGGGCCGGGATCCTCGATCCGCAGGCCCATCCGTCGCCGTCGGTCGAGGCGGCGGTGCTGTCGGACACCTCGATCACCGAACGACAGAAACGGGTGCTGCTCGACGTGTACGCGTCCTTCGCCCGGGAGAACGCCGGGGATCGGGCGGCGGAGGCCTAA
- a CDS encoding LLM class flavin-dependent oxidoreductase gives MQYGLDLSAIGPCGEPRTMAALAALAEDSGWDGIFLEDYVFFHDPTVPAYDPWVTLAAVAMSTSRMTLGTCITPVSRRRVWKLAAETMTVDRLSEGRLVLGVGLGDDASKDFRGVGEVVAPSDRAAALDEGLQVLAGLWSGQPVTYHGRFVTVDDLTLPATPVQRPRIPIWVGGCAAFPGPRRRALRWDGSCLYGTPPPDWIDLTGRDVRALKDEASRQGNDHFVVRVGGRPRRDDLDAEIDYVTSLAAAGTDWRTEYVPPTTSVEDARALISGGPLRARA, from the coding sequence ATGCAGTATGGATTGGATCTGTCGGCCATCGGCCCGTGCGGCGAGCCGCGCACCATGGCTGCACTGGCCGCCCTGGCCGAGGACTCGGGTTGGGACGGGATCTTTCTTGAGGACTATGTCTTCTTCCACGATCCCACGGTTCCGGCGTACGACCCCTGGGTGACGCTGGCCGCGGTCGCCATGTCGACGAGCCGAATGACGCTCGGCACCTGTATTACGCCGGTATCCCGGCGCAGGGTCTGGAAACTGGCCGCGGAGACGATGACGGTGGACCGGCTGTCCGAGGGTCGACTGGTGCTGGGGGTCGGGCTCGGCGACGACGCCAGCAAGGACTTCCGCGGCGTCGGCGAGGTGGTCGCTCCGTCCGATCGTGCCGCTGCGCTGGACGAGGGTCTGCAGGTGCTTGCGGGGTTGTGGTCCGGCCAGCCGGTCACCTATCACGGCCGCTTCGTCACGGTCGATGACCTGACACTGCCGGCTACACCGGTCCAGCGACCGCGGATACCGATCTGGGTCGGCGGATGTGCGGCCTTCCCCGGACCCCGGCGACGGGCGCTGCGCTGGGACGGTTCGTGCCTGTACGGCACACCGCCGCCGGACTGGATCGACCTGACCGGCCGCGACGTCCGGGCGCTGAAGGATGAGGCGAGCCGACAGGGAAATGATCATTTCGTAGTCCGAGTCGGCGGTCGCCCCCGCCGCGACGATCTCGACGCCGAGATCGACTACGTCACCTCGCTGGCTGCGGCCGGCACCGATTGGCGGACCGAGTACGTACCGCCGACAACGTCGGTTGAGGACGCCCGAGCCCTGATCAGCGGCGGTCCGCTGCGCGCCCGTGCATGA
- a CDS encoding DUF1479 domain-containing protein — protein MAVHDMQQVELPSLPHWETTPDDLKAAIREIKPALRARIAASGRSVEEVFAVLEARIFDAVTEIEAARARGEEIWPAIDYADIEAGTVSAGQLDKLRRRGCLVVRGHFPHEQARAWDAAVVDYVERNRFFENYRGPGDDFFGSVGSKPEIYPIYWSTAQMEARQSERMATVQSLLNSLWQYDSEGVQWFDPDRDSLYPDRIRRRPPGSNSGGLGTHLDPGTLDLWMTEAYQKAFRHLFDGTIESYNPYDAAYRTAGPTYPGSTMCSAFRTFQGWTALSDMDHDQGVLHTVPIPEAMGYLMLRPLLSDVPEDDMCGVTTNQVFPASEKWHSLLLRAISGIPDVRAGDSVWWHCDMIHSVAPVHDQKGWGNVMYIPAAPWCPRNEAYAASVRDAFADGSSPSDFPAEHYERDWSGRFLPEQLNHIGRRGLGLS, from the coding sequence ATGGCCGTCCACGACATGCAGCAGGTCGAGTTGCCGTCGCTCCCGCACTGGGAGACCACTCCTGACGACCTGAAAGCAGCGATTCGCGAGATCAAACCTGCCCTCAGAGCACGCATCGCCGCATCCGGTCGCAGTGTCGAAGAGGTGTTCGCCGTTCTCGAGGCCCGGATCTTTGATGCGGTTACCGAGATCGAGGCGGCCCGGGCACGCGGCGAAGAGATCTGGCCGGCCATCGACTACGCCGACATCGAGGCGGGCACCGTCTCCGCCGGGCAGCTGGACAAGCTGCGCAGGCGCGGCTGCCTTGTGGTCCGCGGCCACTTCCCGCACGAGCAGGCGCGGGCCTGGGACGCGGCGGTCGTCGACTACGTCGAGCGCAACCGGTTCTTCGAGAACTACCGCGGACCGGGTGACGACTTCTTCGGTAGCGTCGGCTCCAAGCCCGAGATCTATCCGATCTACTGGTCCACCGCACAGATGGAGGCCCGGCAGAGCGAACGGATGGCCACGGTGCAGAGCCTCCTCAACTCCCTGTGGCAGTACGACTCCGAGGGCGTGCAGTGGTTCGACCCCGACCGCGACTCGCTGTATCCCGACCGGATCCGCCGCCGCCCGCCGGGAAGCAACTCCGGCGGGCTCGGCACGCACCTCGACCCCGGCACGCTCGACCTGTGGATGACCGAGGCTTACCAGAAGGCGTTCCGGCACCTGTTCGACGGCACCATCGAGTCCTACAACCCCTATGACGCCGCCTATCGCACCGCCGGCCCGACCTACCCGGGTTCGACGATGTGCTCGGCCTTCCGCACCTTCCAGGGCTGGACTGCTCTGTCCGACATGGACCACGACCAGGGCGTGCTGCACACCGTGCCGATCCCCGAGGCGATGGGCTACCTGATGCTCCGCCCGCTGCTCTCCGACGTGCCCGAGGATGACATGTGCGGGGTCACCACCAATCAGGTCTTCCCGGCCAGCGAGAAATGGCACTCCCTGCTGCTGCGCGCGATCAGCGGCATCCCCGACGTCCGGGCCGGCGACTCGGTGTGGTGGCACTGCGACATGATCCACAGCGTCGCCCCGGTGCATGATCAAAAGGGATGGGGCAACGTCATGTACATCCCCGCCGCACCGTGGTGCCCCCGGAACGAGGCCTACGCCGCCTCGGTCCGCGACGCGTTCGCCGACGGCTCCAGCCCGTCCGATTTTCCCGCCGAGCACTACGAGCGCGACTGGTCCGGCCGGTTCCTGCCCGAGCAGCTCAACCACATCGGCCGCCGCGGCCTCGGACTCAGCTGA
- a CDS encoding aminoglycoside phosphotransferase family protein has product MPPTEAEWRSQLPRLVPDYTRRWNLRLGTPFTGGSASFTAPATTPDGTPAVLKLSWPHREADFEADALQWWDGRGAVRLLQQDRRHYALLMERCEPGLRLGDHHGLAADRRLIVAAELLAGLWRTGVPETAPYERVADVTAEWADLAARRMETIRPPYDPGLVAQGVDLLRSLPTSATRTVIVHGDFNPGNILSATRCPWLVIDPKPMIGDPGYDLAPLVLQVDDPFRHSDVRAVLRTRFGLVSDALGEPVDRLVAWSVARGVEAALWHAARSEMSEGADEMARTATLAHLIS; this is encoded by the coding sequence GTGCCGCCGACCGAAGCCGAGTGGAGATCGCAGCTGCCCCGACTGGTCCCCGACTACACCCGGCGGTGGAACCTCCGGCTCGGCACGCCGTTCACCGGCGGCAGCGCCTCGTTCACTGCACCGGCAACGACCCCCGACGGCACACCCGCGGTCCTCAAGCTGTCCTGGCCGCACCGCGAGGCCGACTTCGAGGCGGACGCTCTGCAATGGTGGGACGGTCGCGGCGCCGTACGTCTCCTGCAGCAGGACCGCCGCCACTACGCGCTATTGATGGAGCGGTGCGAACCGGGGCTTCGGCTCGGTGATCATCACGGACTGGCCGCGGACCGGCGGCTGATCGTCGCCGCCGAGCTGCTGGCCGGCCTGTGGCGGACCGGCGTACCCGAGACGGCACCGTACGAGCGGGTGGCCGATGTCACCGCTGAGTGGGCGGACCTGGCGGCACGACGGATGGAGACGATCAGACCGCCGTACGATCCCGGGCTCGTCGCTCAGGGCGTCGACCTGCTCAGGTCACTGCCAACATCGGCGACCCGGACGGTCATCGTGCACGGCGATTTCAATCCGGGCAACATCCTGTCGGCGACCCGCTGCCCGTGGCTGGTGATCGATCCCAAGCCGATGATCGGCGACCCCGGTTACGACCTGGCGCCGCTGGTGTTGCAGGTCGACGATCCGTTCCGCCACTCGGATGTCCGCGCGGTGCTCCGTACCCGATTCGGACTGGTCTCCGACGCGCTTGGCGAGCCGGTCGACCGGCTGGTCGCCTGGTCAGTGGCGCGGGGCGTCGAAGCGGCGCTGTGGCACGCGGCCCGGTCGGAGATGTCCGAAGGCGCCGACGAGATGGCCAGGACCGCAACCCTGGCTCACCTGATCAGCTGA
- a CDS encoding glycoside hydrolase family 65 protein, with product MDRLRFPIREWQLTEAFYSTRDLGTTETLFAVGNGYLGFRGNVEEGRETHTHGTFINGFHETWPIRHAEEAFGFARVGQTIVNVPDTKTMKLYVDDEPMLLSVADLDDYERTLDFRTGCLTRGILWRTPGGKRVRVRSKRLVSFTQRHLAVMEMEITVLDHSAPVVVSSQVLNRQDGKDEYHVRSAAMGEGWDPRKGESFESRVLEPQSNWCGDNRMVLGWRTANSKMTLAVGIDHLIDTANRHEALIDTDEDMGKMVFRVQAEPGVPIKITKLVAYHTSRGVPVRELVDRCRRTLDRTRDQGVQQQYEDQKAWLDDFWAHSDVEIEGSPQLQQAVRWNLFQLAQAAGRAEQSGVPAKGVTGTGYGGHYFWDTEIYVLPFLIYTTPSMARSAMRFRYNLLDAARIRAEDLAERGALFPWRTINGHEASAYYAAGTAQYHIDADISYALCKYVAATGDTDFLYRQGVDILVETARMWADLGFWRENGDGAFHIHSVTGPDEYTTVVNDNLFTNLMARYNLRRAAETVTDLARVAPEEYQRMAQRLSLDPEEVEEWAAAAEAMHIPYDEGLGVHPQDAHFLEREVWDLVNTPKDKRPLLLYYHPLVIYRFQVLKQADVVLALFLQGDQFTLDEKKTDFEYYDSITTGDSTLSGVVQSIIAAEVGYHKLAMNYFTQALFVDLADLHGNTSDGVHVANAGGVWTALVSGFGGLRDYNGKITFDPRLPDEWPSLTFRFILKGTRVRAKLTRDQYEFVVEDGTEARFSVRGREVAVRAGGPPTLVPLDDQGPRIDAEKAFTTRGRREDGSLITASVPRSGRG from the coding sequence ATGGACCGGTTGCGGTTCCCGATCCGCGAGTGGCAGCTGACCGAGGCGTTCTACAGCACCCGTGATCTTGGGACGACCGAGACCCTGTTCGCGGTGGGCAACGGCTACCTGGGGTTCCGGGGCAATGTCGAGGAGGGCCGGGAGACACACACCCACGGCACCTTCATCAACGGCTTCCACGAGACCTGGCCGATCCGGCACGCCGAGGAGGCCTTCGGCTTCGCCCGGGTGGGGCAGACGATCGTGAACGTGCCCGACACCAAGACGATGAAGCTGTACGTCGATGACGAGCCGATGTTGCTGTCGGTTGCCGATCTGGACGATTACGAGCGGACTCTGGACTTCCGTACCGGTTGTCTGACCCGCGGCATCCTCTGGCGCACCCCGGGTGGGAAGAGGGTCCGGGTCCGGTCCAAGCGGTTGGTCTCCTTCACCCAAAGGCATCTCGCCGTGATGGAGATGGAGATCACCGTCCTTGATCATTCGGCACCGGTGGTGGTGTCGTCGCAGGTGCTGAACCGGCAGGACGGCAAGGACGAATACCACGTCAGATCGGCGGCGATGGGCGAGGGCTGGGATCCGCGCAAGGGGGAGTCGTTCGAGTCCCGGGTGCTTGAGCCGCAGAGCAACTGGTGCGGCGACAACCGGATGGTCCTCGGCTGGCGGACCGCCAACTCCAAGATGACGCTCGCCGTCGGAATTGATCATCTCATCGACACCGCCAACCGACACGAGGCCTTGATCGACACCGACGAGGACATGGGCAAGATGGTCTTCCGGGTCCAGGCCGAGCCGGGCGTACCGATCAAGATCACCAAGCTGGTGGCGTATCACACCTCTCGCGGCGTTCCGGTGCGTGAACTGGTCGACCGCTGCCGGCGGACGCTCGACCGTACCCGCGACCAGGGAGTCCAGCAGCAGTACGAGGACCAGAAGGCCTGGCTCGACGACTTCTGGGCACACTCCGACGTGGAGATCGAGGGCAGCCCGCAACTGCAGCAGGCGGTCCGCTGGAACCTGTTCCAACTGGCCCAGGCCGCCGGCCGCGCCGAGCAGTCCGGGGTCCCGGCCAAGGGGGTGACCGGTACGGGCTACGGCGGCCACTACTTCTGGGACACCGAGATCTATGTGCTGCCGTTCCTGATCTACACGACACCGTCGATGGCCCGCAGCGCGATGCGGTTCCGCTACAACCTGCTGGACGCGGCACGGATCCGTGCCGAGGATCTTGCCGAACGCGGCGCTCTCTTCCCGTGGCGGACGATCAACGGTCACGAGGCATCGGCCTACTACGCTGCCGGCACCGCGCAGTATCACATCGACGCCGACATCTCCTACGCACTGTGCAAGTACGTTGCGGCGACCGGCGACACCGACTTCCTCTATCGTCAGGGTGTTGACATCCTCGTCGAGACGGCGCGGATGTGGGCCGACCTGGGTTTCTGGCGGGAGAACGGTGACGGGGCGTTCCACATCCACAGCGTCACCGGTCCCGACGAGTACACCACCGTTGTCAACGACAACCTGTTCACCAATCTGATGGCTCGCTACAACCTGCGGCGGGCCGCAGAGACGGTCACCGACCTGGCCCGGGTTGCACCCGAGGAGTATCAGCGGATGGCGCAGCGGCTGAGCCTCGACCCGGAGGAGGTCGAGGAATGGGCGGCCGCCGCGGAGGCCATGCACATCCCGTACGACGAGGGTCTTGGTGTGCACCCGCAGGATGCGCACTTCCTGGAGCGCGAGGTGTGGGATCTGGTCAACACACCGAAGGACAAGCGGCCGCTGCTGCTGTACTACCACCCGCTGGTGATCTACCGCTTCCAGGTGTTGAAGCAGGCCGACGTGGTGTTGGCTCTCTTTCTGCAGGGTGATCAATTCACCCTGGACGAGAAGAAGACCGACTTCGAGTACTACGACTCGATCACCACCGGCGACTCCACCCTGTCCGGAGTCGTCCAGTCGATCATCGCCGCCGAGGTCGGCTACCACAAACTGGCGATGAACTACTTCACGCAGGCGCTGTTCGTCGATCTTGCCGATCTGCACGGAAACACCAGCGACGGCGTCCACGTCGCCAACGCCGGTGGGGTGTGGACGGCCCTGGTGTCCGGGTTCGGCGGACTGCGCGACTACAACGGCAAGATCACTTTCGACCCGCGACTGCCGGACGAGTGGCCGTCCCTGACCTTCCGTTTCATCCTGAAGGGCACCCGAGTCCGCGCCAAGCTGACCCGTGATCAGTACGAGTTCGTGGTCGAGGACGGCACCGAGGCGAGATTCTCGGTCCGCGGCCGTGAGGTGGCTGTTCGGGCCGGAGGGCCGCCGACGCTGGTGCCGCTGGACGATCAGGGCCCGCGGATCGATGCCGAGAAGGCGTTCACCACCCGCGGACGTCGCGAGGACGGCAGCCTGATCACCGCATCCGTGCCGCGGTCCGGTCGCGGGTGA
- a CDS encoding ROK family transcriptional regulator — protein MTPAKPSLELLRSLTDEHVLRALITERRLTRAEIAARTGISKPTIGESIRRLAASGLVHDTGERTTGRGRVGTYYALSPGLATALVVGIAPEGIVAEAVDVYGDVVARQVEEVGRPAVAAQVAQHLRTAAMSVLSDRAGIAVVSAADPVDRATGRLIHLPYAPFLVGELSPADVLAPLVDGPVLVDNDVNWAATTERASADAAPDDFAYLYLGEGLGCAVVTDGEVRRGHRGLAGEVADVLTCGPRGRATRFIDVFATVGLHQPGSTAIDVPALLAALDQRTPGVIDVLAEAIAGVVAALIALDDPQFVVLGGSWGQHPVISAAVTGALAQQPRAVPVRPPLVTGEPALAGARRRAVEDLRTRVTRASTSG, from the coding sequence ATGACGCCGGCCAAGCCGTCCCTGGAACTGCTTCGATCGCTGACCGACGAGCACGTGCTCCGGGCACTGATCACTGAACGCCGGCTGACCCGCGCCGAGATCGCGGCCAGGACCGGGATCTCCAAGCCGACCATCGGTGAGAGCATCCGCCGACTGGCCGCATCCGGGCTGGTCCACGACACCGGCGAGCGCACCACCGGTCGTGGCCGGGTCGGCACCTATTACGCCCTCAGCCCGGGCCTCGCCACGGCGCTGGTGGTCGGCATCGCCCCGGAGGGCATCGTCGCCGAGGCCGTCGACGTCTACGGCGATGTCGTCGCCCGGCAGGTCGAGGAGGTCGGCCGTCCGGCAGTCGCGGCCCAGGTAGCCCAACACCTACGGACGGCCGCCATGTCCGTGCTGTCCGACCGGGCCGGGATCGCGGTGGTGTCCGCCGCCGACCCGGTCGACCGCGCAACCGGCCGGCTGATCCACCTGCCCTACGCCCCGTTCCTGGTCGGCGAACTGTCGCCGGCCGACGTCCTTGCTCCACTGGTCGACGGCCCGGTGCTGGTGGACAACGACGTCAACTGGGCGGCGACGACGGAGCGGGCGAGCGCCGACGCCGCGCCCGACGACTTCGCCTACCTCTACCTGGGCGAGGGCCTGGGTTGTGCGGTGGTCACCGACGGCGAGGTACGGCGCGGGCATCGCGGACTCGCCGGCGAGGTGGCCGACGTGCTGACCTGCGGTCCGCGGGGCCGGGCCACCCGATTCATCGACGTCTTCGCCACGGTGGGCTTGCACCAACCGGGCTCGACCGCCATCGACGTGCCGGCTCTGCTCGCCGCTCTCGATCAGCGGACGCCGGGGGTGATCGACGTCCTCGCCGAGGCGATCGCCGGTGTGGTTGCCGCACTGATCGCCCTGGACGATCCGCAGTTCGTCGTCCTCGGCGGCAGCTGGGGACAGCACCCGGTGATCTCCGCTGCCGTGACCGGGGCCCTGGCGCAGCAGCCGCGGGCCGTGCCGGTCAGGCCGCCGTTGGTCACCGGCGAGCCGGCGCTCGCCGGTGCCCGCCGGCGTGCCGTCGAGGATCTGCGCACCCGGGTCACCCGAGCGTCAACAAGCGGTTAG
- a CDS encoding L,D-transpeptidase family protein, with translation MSRLGARRPGFIRTALAGLLAMGLAVGLLLGSQSTAEASSKYVTTKYQKAHYGQDNAKVTNIQLRLAAGGFMKDKYVTGYYGDITKNAVKSFRKSVHLKPTSGKKMTKKTWRALVKATGKVKRAGSHRSTSSGVIDKRCLTGHRVLCVNETTSKLYYVNHNKVIKTMDARFGCGGTTREGVFSVFRKVRHDWSRPYNSPMPLSMYFSGGEAVHYSADFAARGYAGCSHGCVNIRDRKTLRWVYKRIHIGDRVVVYFS, from the coding sequence ATGTCACGGTTGGGAGCCCGGCGGCCCGGATTCATCCGGACCGCTCTGGCAGGTCTGCTTGCTATGGGGCTCGCCGTCGGACTGCTGCTAGGCAGCCAGTCGACTGCTGAGGCGAGTTCGAAATATGTGACCACGAAGTACCAGAAGGCGCACTACGGGCAGGACAACGCCAAGGTCACCAACATCCAGCTGCGGCTCGCCGCCGGCGGCTTCATGAAGGACAAGTACGTCACCGGCTACTACGGCGACATCACCAAGAACGCGGTGAAGTCGTTCCGCAAGTCGGTTCACCTGAAGCCGACCAGCGGCAAGAAGATGACCAAGAAGACATGGCGGGCCCTGGTCAAGGCGACCGGAAAGGTCAAGAGGGCGGGCAGCCACCGCTCGACGTCCTCCGGAGTGATCGACAAGCGGTGCCTGACCGGCCACCGGGTGCTGTGCGTCAATGAAACGACCAGCAAGCTCTACTACGTCAATCACAACAAGGTGATCAAGACGATGGACGCCCGCTTCGGCTGCGGCGGCACCACCCGCGAGGGCGTGTTCTCGGTGTTCCGCAAGGTGCGGCACGACTGGTCGCGGCCGTACAACTCGCCGATGCCGCTGTCGATGTACTTCTCCGGCGGCGAGGCAGTGCACTACTCGGCCGACTTCGCCGCCCGCGGCTACGCCGGCTGCAGCCATGGCTGCGTGAACATCCGGGATCGCAAGACACTTCGTTGGGTCTACAAGCGGATCCACATCGGCGACCGCGTGGTCGTCTACTTCAGCTGA
- a CDS encoding alpha/beta fold hydrolase, which produces MIDNVAVHYAEHGSGPALVALHGAGVDHREIEAAAEDFLPHQGLRRIYPDLPGMGRTRAGDRLAGNDDVVRLLGEFVDRLVGGPALVLGHSYGAYLARGLAARRPESVLGLALLCPIGEHTGALPEQIALRIDPDAYDDLGPEQRSGFDDYFVIRTAGTARRYRDQVLPGIALVDEAAVGRILGNWRIDLGTGTFDKPALILAGRRDSTAGYETAVELRDKYPRATLAVLDNAGHALPHEQPELVRALVADWIDRAQPG; this is translated from the coding sequence ATGATCGACAACGTCGCGGTGCACTATGCCGAGCACGGTTCCGGGCCGGCGCTGGTTGCGCTGCACGGCGCCGGAGTCGACCATCGCGAGATCGAGGCAGCCGCCGAGGATTTCCTGCCCCATCAGGGACTGCGGCGGATCTACCCCGATCTCCCGGGAATGGGCCGGACCAGGGCAGGGGACCGGCTGGCCGGCAACGACGACGTGGTCCGGCTGCTCGGGGAGTTCGTCGACCGCCTGGTCGGCGGTCCGGCCCTGGTGCTGGGTCACTCATACGGCGCCTATCTGGCTCGCGGCCTGGCGGCCCGACGGCCGGAGTCGGTGCTCGGACTGGCGCTGCTCTGCCCGATCGGCGAGCACACCGGAGCCCTACCGGAGCAGATCGCGCTCCGGATCGATCCCGATGCCTACGATGATCTTGGTCCGGAGCAGCGGTCCGGGTTCGACGACTACTTCGTGATTCGCACCGCCGGGACTGCACGCCGGTATCGCGACCAGGTGCTGCCGGGCATCGCCCTGGTCGACGAAGCGGCTGTCGGCAGGATCCTCGGCAATTGGAGAATCGATCTCGGTACCGGCACCTTCGACAAGCCGGCGCTGATCCTGGCCGGACGTCGAGACTCGACCGCGGGCTACGAGACGGCGGTCGAACTGCGGGACAAGTATCCGAGGGCCACCCTCGCCGTCCTCGACAACGCCGGCCACGCGCTGCCTCACGAGCAGCCCGAGCTGGTGCGGGCCCTGGTTGCCGATTGGATCGACCGGGCCCAGCCGGGCTGA
- a CDS encoding HAD family phosphatase has translation MTTGNPESSGPESDGLESYGAVLFDLDGVLTPTAEVHMRAWARMFTAFLESSEGQPPYTEQDYFDYVDGKPRYDGVRSFLASRGIELPEGTPDDPPDVETICGLGNRKNAEFSRVLESDGVQPYPGSVRLLDHLAASGTPMAVVSSSRNARPVLRAAGLLDRFPVIVDGNVSAERGLAGKPSPDTFAAAASDLDVSVDRAVVVEDALSGVAAGRAGGFGLVVGVDRGAGAERLRESGADIVVADLGELVGE, from the coding sequence GTGACCACAGGTAACCCGGAATCTTCCGGCCCGGAATCGGACGGGCTGGAATCGTATGGGGCGGTGCTCTTCGACCTGGACGGAGTCCTGACTCCCACGGCCGAGGTTCACATGCGCGCCTGGGCGCGGATGTTCACCGCCTTCCTGGAATCCTCCGAAGGCCAACCGCCCTACACCGAGCAGGACTACTTCGACTACGTCGACGGCAAGCCGCGCTACGACGGCGTACGCAGCTTCCTGGCATCCCGGGGCATCGAACTGCCCGAGGGCACCCCGGATGATCCGCCGGACGTCGAGACGATCTGCGGACTGGGCAACCGGAAGAACGCCGAATTCTCCCGGGTGCTGGAGTCGGACGGTGTGCAGCCCTATCCCGGCTCGGTCCGACTGCTGGACCACCTCGCGGCGTCCGGGACGCCGATGGCGGTGGTGTCCAGCTCCCGCAACGCCAGGCCGGTGCTTCGGGCTGCCGGGCTGCTGGACCGGTTCCCGGTGATCGTCGACGGCAACGTGTCCGCCGAACGTGGGCTGGCCGGCAAGCCCTCGCCGGACACCTTCGCCGCTGCGGCATCCGACCTCGACGTTTCGGTCGACCGGGCGGTCGTGGTCGAGGATGCCTTGTCCGGCGTCGCCGCCGGGCGCGCCGGAGGCTTCGGACTTGTGGTCGGCGTCGACCGGGGTGCGGGCGCAGAGCGGCTGCGTGAGTCAGGGGCCGACATCGTGGTGGCTGATCTTGGAGAGCTGGTAGGCGAATGA
- a CDS encoding histidine phosphatase family protein → MATRVWYETHSTTLDNEAGVATGWLPGELSEVGRQQALTLARRIDHRKPDVIFCSDLARAVQTATVALEQSAIQPPVLLDWRLRECDYGRLNGAPSTEVHRDRVRYAHHPYPDGESWQTAIDRVAAATSDAAARHAGGTIMIIGHIATYLGVRRAAGDSTPLADLITEEFVWQPGWVYDLGSEPAGKGPAPSEAT, encoded by the coding sequence GTGGCAACACGCGTCTGGTACGAGACCCACTCGACGACGCTGGACAACGAGGCAGGCGTCGCCACCGGCTGGCTGCCCGGCGAACTGTCCGAGGTCGGGCGGCAGCAGGCTCTCACCCTTGCCCGGAGGATCGATCACCGGAAACCGGACGTGATCTTCTGTTCCGATCTGGCCCGCGCCGTGCAGACCGCAACCGTTGCGCTCGAGCAGTCCGCGATCCAACCGCCGGTCCTTTTGGACTGGCGGCTGCGCGAATGCGACTACGGACGATTGAACGGCGCTCCGAGCACCGAGGTCCATCGTGACCGGGTGCGGTACGCCCACCATCCCTACCCGGACGGGGAAAGCTGGCAGACCGCCATAGACCGGGTCGCAGCCGCCACGTCGGATGCCGCTGCCCGCCACGCCGGCGGCACGATCATGATCATCGGCCACATCGCCACCTACCTCGGTGTCCGTCGCGCGGCTGGCGACAGCACGCCGCTCGCCGATCTGATCACTGAGGAATTCGTCTGGCAGCCCGGCTGGGTGTACGACCTGGGCTCCGAGCCTGCAGGGAAAGGACCGGCGCCGTCGGAAGCCACGTGA